In Nocardioides cavernae, a single genomic region encodes these proteins:
- a CDS encoding tripartite tricarboxylate transporter permease yields the protein MDGILLGLETALQPTNILICLLGVTLGTAVGVLPGIGPTATVALLLPITFEFDPVASLIMLAGIYYGAQYGGSTTAILLNLPGESSSVVTALDGHQMARQGRAGPALATAALGSFFAGTVGTIVLALFAPPLAQLALKFGPADYFAIVVLGLIASIALASGSAVKALAMIVLGLLLGTIGQDQFTGVPRFTFGVRELYGGLDFVSLAVGLFGLAEIIRNLETKNSSSIVTKKVEGLWLSRDDFRRIRMPVLRGTALGSVLGVLPGGGHVLASFTSYSVEKNLSKEPKKFGTGVIEGVAAPESANNAAAQTSFIPLLSLGLPAHPVMALLVGAFIIQGITPGPNVINDEPELVWGLIASMWVGNLLLVALNLPLIGIWVKMLSVPYEVMFPAIIAFASIGCYSLGLNSWDVFAIAAAGVVGYFLIRWGCEAAPLLLGFVLGPLLEENLRRAMIISRGDPTVFLTRPISASLLILAALIIIIAVLPSVRRKREVVFQGEDD from the coding sequence GTGGACGGCATCCTCCTCGGCCTCGAGACCGCGCTCCAGCCGACCAACATCCTGATCTGCCTGCTGGGCGTCACGCTCGGCACCGCGGTCGGCGTGCTGCCCGGCATCGGCCCCACGGCGACGGTGGCGCTGCTGCTGCCGATCACCTTCGAGTTCGACCCGGTCGCCTCGCTGATCATGCTCGCCGGCATCTACTACGGCGCGCAGTACGGCGGCTCCACGACGGCCATCCTGCTCAACCTGCCAGGTGAGTCGTCATCGGTGGTGACGGCGCTGGACGGGCACCAGATGGCCCGACAGGGGCGGGCCGGACCGGCCCTTGCGACGGCGGCCCTCGGGTCGTTCTTCGCCGGGACCGTGGGCACCATCGTGCTCGCCCTGTTCGCCCCGCCGCTGGCGCAGCTGGCGCTGAAGTTCGGCCCGGCGGACTACTTCGCGATCGTCGTCCTGGGCCTGATCGCGAGCATCGCGCTCGCCAGCGGGTCGGCGGTCAAGGCACTCGCCATGATCGTGCTGGGCCTGCTGCTCGGCACGATCGGCCAGGACCAGTTCACCGGTGTCCCGCGCTTCACCTTCGGGGTGCGCGAGCTCTACGGCGGCCTGGACTTCGTCTCGCTCGCGGTCGGCCTCTTCGGCCTCGCGGAGATCATCCGCAACCTCGAGACGAAGAACTCGTCCTCGATCGTGACGAAGAAGGTCGAGGGCCTCTGGCTGAGCAGGGACGACTTCCGGCGCATCCGAATGCCCGTCCTGCGCGGCACGGCCCTCGGGTCGGTGCTCGGCGTGCTGCCCGGCGGGGGGCACGTGCTGGCCAGCTTCACGTCGTACTCCGTGGAGAAGAACCTCTCGAAGGAACCGAAGAAGTTCGGCACCGGCGTCATCGAGGGGGTCGCGGCGCCCGAATCGGCCAACAATGCGGCAGCGCAGACGTCGTTCATCCCGCTGCTCTCGCTCGGCCTGCCGGCGCACCCGGTGATGGCGTTGCTCGTCGGCGCCTTCATCATCCAGGGCATCACCCCCGGCCCCAACGTCATCAACGACGAGCCCGAGCTGGTGTGGGGCCTGATCGCCTCGATGTGGGTGGGCAACCTGCTGCTGGTGGCGCTCAACCTGCCGCTCATCGGCATCTGGGTGAAGATGCTGTCGGTGCCCTACGAGGTGATGTTCCCGGCGATCATCGCCTTCGCCTCGATCGGCTGCTACTCCCTCGGCCTCAATTCGTGGGACGTGTTCGCCATCGCCGCCGCCGGTGTCGTGGGCTACTTCCTCATCCGGTGGGGCTGCGAGGCCGCGCCGCTGCTGCTCGGCTTCGTGCTCGGGCCGCTGCTCGAGGAGAACCTCCGCCGCGCGATGATCATCAGCCGGGGCGACCCGACGGTCTTCCTGACCCGGCCGATCTCGGCGTCGCTGCTGATCCTCGCCGCGCTGATCATCATCATCGCGGTGCTGCCGTCCGTACGCCGCAAGCGCGAGGTCGTCTTCCAGGGCGAGGACGACTGA
- a CDS encoding response regulator produces the protein MSVRVLVVEDEPLVAEAHAEYTRRVAGFDVVGVANSATEAARMLGDREVDLVLLDMYLPDGHGLGLLRNLRAGGTMCDVIAVTSARDAEMVRRAVAHGVVLYLIKPFTFPMFRAKLEQYADYRRQLGDAPEQVMQDEVDRMLGSLRVATSDGALPKGLTAERLNEAMDHLRTPPSVLSARELAEKLASSRVTARRYLEHLADIGVVARSLRYGGSGRPEVEYRWQH, from the coding sequence GTGAGCGTCCGGGTCCTGGTCGTCGAGGACGAGCCGCTCGTCGCGGAGGCGCACGCGGAGTACACCCGCCGCGTCGCGGGCTTCGACGTCGTCGGCGTCGCCAACTCCGCGACCGAGGCCGCCCGCATGCTGGGCGATCGCGAGGTCGACCTGGTGCTGCTCGACATGTACCTCCCCGACGGCCACGGGCTCGGCCTGCTCCGCAACCTGCGCGCCGGCGGCACCATGTGCGACGTCATCGCGGTCACGTCGGCGCGCGACGCCGAGATGGTGCGCCGTGCCGTCGCGCACGGGGTCGTGCTCTACCTGATCAAGCCGTTCACGTTCCCGATGTTCCGCGCCAAGCTCGAGCAGTACGCCGACTACCGCCGACAGCTCGGCGACGCCCCCGAGCAGGTGATGCAGGACGAGGTCGACCGGATGCTCGGCTCGCTGCGCGTCGCCACCTCCGACGGCGCCCTGCCCAAGGGGCTCACCGCGGAGCGGCTCAACGAGGCGATGGACCACCTCCGCACGCCCCCCAGCGTGCTGTCCGCCCGCGAGCTCGCCGAGAAGCTCGCCAGCTCGCGCGTCACCGCCCGGCGCTACCTGGAGCACCTCGCCGACATCGGTGTCGTCGCCCGGTCGCTGCGCTACGGGGGGAGCGGGCGGCCCGAGGTCGAGTACCGCTGGCAGCACTAG
- a CDS encoding tripartite tricarboxylate transporter TctB family protein, with amino-acid sequence MSTDHTVVDGAGHRPAPFRPDLYAGAAFVVLGLAFAIGGSRYDVGSALRMGSGYVPLVLGGLLVVLGVLIVAMGFRGGDPSIRDVQREPIPWRRGGLLVAAIMFFGFFVSGLGLGPTLFVTTFIAAMAGHGTSPLKAALTAAGITALCLVVFVALLQLRLPLLGDWLGG; translated from the coding sequence ATGAGCACCGACCACACCGTCGTGGACGGCGCCGGGCACCGCCCGGCGCCGTTCCGGCCGGACCTCTACGCGGGTGCCGCGTTCGTCGTGCTGGGCCTCGCGTTCGCCATCGGCGGCTCGCGGTACGACGTCGGCTCGGCGCTACGGATGGGCTCGGGCTACGTCCCGCTGGTGCTCGGTGGGCTGCTGGTCGTGCTCGGGGTCCTCATCGTCGCGATGGGGTTCCGCGGCGGCGACCCGTCGATCCGCGACGTCCAGCGGGAGCCGATCCCGTGGCGACGCGGCGGGCTGCTCGTGGCGGCGATCATGTTCTTCGGGTTCTTCGTCTCCGGACTCGGGCTCGGCCCGACGCTGTTCGTGACCACGTTCATCGCCGCGATGGCCGGCCACGGCACCAGCCCCCTCAAGGCCGCGCTGACGGCCGCGGGCATCACGGCGCTGTGCCTGGTCGTCTTCGTGGCGCTGCTGCAGCTGCGGCTGCCGCTGCTCGGCGACTGGTTGGGAGGCTGA
- a CDS encoding sensor histidine kinase, whose translation MLTRPRHEQSVARQVLVLQLIVVLVLVVTALGLATYDARNDIRASARGEAVSVARAVARSPVVREAMATSEPTALLQPYAEAVRVDTGVDFIVVMDRDRTRWSHPSPEQLGKAFIGNLGGAPDGDVFTEEYVGTLGPSIRAIVPVFGQSSASDTSNGAPVVALVAVGITLTQLDDLLVDEFADIVVAALAVLIVGIVGAWLIAQRLRRQTHGMGEREITRMYEYYSAVLHAVREGLLLIDLDGRVQLVNDEARRLLNLPGDVVGRSLDDLGLPPALVEAASGERGADEVYVTGDHVLVASSSAAFWDGKEVGAVVTLRDHTELQAVTGELDVVRGLTESLRAQTHEAANRLHTVVSLIEIGRTEEAIDFVTDELKVAQMLTDRVVGAVGNPVVAALLLGKSAEAAERGISLTVTGELPASFAVGSPRDLVTVLGNLVDNAIDAVAGTADRRIVVHLEGSPGHARLVVGDSGPGLTPEEAAHALERGWTSKVDAGDAHGVGLALVSQVARRLGGGVRIGRSELGGAEMVVVLGRAPEPASTPASTSTSTSPSTSTSAEVQA comes from the coding sequence GTGCTGACGCGACCTCGCCACGAGCAGTCCGTGGCTCGCCAGGTGCTGGTGCTGCAGCTCATCGTGGTGCTGGTCCTGGTCGTGACCGCGCTCGGCCTCGCGACGTACGACGCGCGCAACGACATCCGGGCCAGCGCCCGCGGTGAGGCGGTGTCGGTCGCGAGGGCGGTGGCGCGCTCGCCGGTGGTCCGTGAGGCGATGGCGACCAGCGAGCCGACCGCTCTGCTCCAGCCCTACGCCGAGGCGGTCCGTGTCGACACGGGCGTCGACTTCATCGTGGTGATGGACCGCGACCGCACCCGCTGGTCGCACCCCAGCCCCGAGCAGCTCGGCAAGGCCTTCATCGGCAACCTCGGCGGGGCGCCCGACGGGGACGTCTTCACCGAGGAGTACGTCGGCACGCTGGGGCCGTCGATCCGGGCGATCGTGCCGGTCTTCGGGCAGAGCTCGGCCTCCGACACCAGCAACGGCGCGCCCGTGGTGGCGCTGGTCGCGGTCGGGATCACGCTGACCCAGCTCGACGACCTGCTCGTCGACGAGTTCGCCGACATCGTCGTCGCCGCACTCGCCGTCCTCATCGTCGGGATCGTCGGGGCGTGGCTGATCGCGCAGCGGCTGCGGCGCCAGACCCACGGCATGGGCGAGCGCGAGATCACCCGGATGTACGAGTACTACAGCGCCGTCCTGCACGCCGTTCGCGAGGGACTGCTGCTGATCGACCTCGACGGCCGGGTCCAGCTCGTCAACGACGAGGCCCGCCGGCTGCTCAACCTGCCCGGCGACGTGGTCGGTCGGTCGCTCGACGACCTCGGCCTGCCGCCGGCGCTCGTCGAGGCGGCGTCCGGCGAGCGCGGCGCCGACGAGGTCTACGTGACCGGCGACCACGTCCTGGTCGCCAGCTCCAGCGCTGCCTTCTGGGACGGCAAGGAGGTCGGCGCGGTGGTCACCCTGCGCGACCACACCGAGCTGCAGGCCGTGACCGGCGAGCTCGACGTCGTCCGCGGCCTCACCGAGTCGCTGCGCGCGCAGACCCACGAGGCCGCCAACCGGTTGCACACCGTGGTCTCCCTCATCGAGATCGGGCGCACCGAGGAGGCGATCGACTTCGTCACCGACGAGCTCAAGGTCGCGCAGATGCTGACCGACCGCGTCGTCGGCGCGGTGGGCAACCCGGTCGTCGCGGCACTGCTGCTCGGCAAGTCCGCGGAGGCCGCGGAGCGCGGTATCTCGCTCACCGTCACCGGCGAGCTGCCGGCGTCGTTCGCCGTCGGCTCGCCGCGCGACCTCGTCACCGTCCTCGGCAACCTCGTCGACAACGCGATCGACGCCGTCGCCGGCACCGCCGATCGCCGCATCGTCGTGCACCTCGAGGGGTCGCCCGGCCACGCGCGGCTCGTCGTCGGCGACAGCGGACCCGGGCTCACCCCCGAGGAGGCCGCGCACGCCCTCGAGCGCGGCTGGACCTCCAAGGTCGACGCCGGCGACGCGCACGGCGTGGGTCTCGCCCTCGTCTCGCAGGTCGCCCGGCGCCTCGGCGGCGGGGTGCGGATCGGCCGGTCCGAGCTCGGCGGCGCCGAGATGGTCGTCGTACTGGGCAGGGCGCCCGAGCCGGCGAGCACGCCGGCGAGCACGTCGACGAGCACGTCGCCGAGCACGTCGACGAGCGCGGAGGTGCAGGCGTGA
- a CDS encoding alpha/beta hydrolase family protein, giving the protein MPHRSPLARAATAAGSALLAGALLAPVPASAATGPTPSSCPAGVADVADCWTGQDDNGAYYAIAVPHDWNGDLVVHAHGGPDLGDASDPARSVEDLDRWAVMAREGYAWVGSAYRRGGYGTRMAVADTESARQVFEETFGVPGTTLAHGQSWGGDVAAKLVEVHPTSYDGVLLTNGVLAGASRGYDYRVDLRTVYQYYCGNHPRPTEPQYPLWMGLREDSTMTSAGLRSRLQECTGNQSAPADRTALQQRNLDDILAVTKVPERTLESHLRFATFTFRDIVHNRLDGRNPFSNRGVHYSGSHDDKALNQGVERFSADPDARRDLTWDSDLTGAVTIPTVTLHAIDDPTAFVEHESAYRATREGAGTADTLVQVFSRESEHSSLSNSGYAAVLDALDTWVDTGIEPTPTGVAATCGGFDTTYGSGCFLDPAFEPASYDSRVEARPGGHRWPTMSAAQERAWSRTPGIGIEP; this is encoded by the coding sequence ATGCCCCACCGTTCTCCTCTTGCTCGCGCTGCCACCGCGGCCGGCTCGGCCCTGCTGGCCGGCGCCCTGCTCGCCCCCGTGCCCGCGTCGGCCGCCACCGGCCCGACGCCGTCGTCCTGCCCGGCCGGGGTCGCCGACGTCGCCGACTGCTGGACCGGCCAGGACGACAACGGCGCCTACTACGCCATCGCCGTCCCGCACGACTGGAACGGCGACCTCGTCGTCCACGCCCACGGCGGCCCCGACCTCGGCGACGCGTCCGACCCCGCCCGCAGCGTCGAGGACCTCGACCGCTGGGCGGTGATGGCCCGCGAGGGCTATGCCTGGGTCGGCTCGGCCTACCGCCGCGGCGGATACGGCACCCGGATGGCGGTCGCCGACACCGAGAGCGCCCGCCAGGTCTTCGAGGAGACGTTCGGCGTGCCCGGCACGACGCTCGCCCACGGCCAGTCGTGGGGCGGTGACGTCGCCGCCAAGCTCGTCGAGGTGCACCCGACGTCGTACGACGGCGTGCTGCTCACCAACGGCGTGCTGGCCGGCGCCTCCCGCGGTTACGACTACCGCGTCGACCTGCGCACGGTCTACCAGTACTACTGCGGCAACCACCCGCGCCCGACCGAGCCGCAGTACCCGCTCTGGATGGGGCTGCGGGAGGACTCGACGATGACCTCGGCTGGTCTCCGCTCGCGCCTGCAGGAGTGCACCGGCAACCAGTCCGCGCCAGCCGACCGCACCGCGCTGCAGCAGCGCAACCTCGACGACATCCTCGCCGTCACGAAGGTGCCCGAGCGGACCCTTGAGTCGCACCTGCGCTTCGCCACCTTCACCTTCCGCGACATCGTCCACAACCGCCTCGACGGGCGGAACCCCTTCAGCAACAGGGGTGTGCACTACTCCGGCAGCCACGACGACAAGGCGCTCAACCAGGGTGTCGAGCGGTTCTCCGCCGACCCGGACGCCAGGCGGGACCTCACCTGGGACAGCGACCTCACCGGCGCAGTGACCATCCCGACCGTGACGCTCCACGCCATCGACGACCCGACCGCCTTCGTCGAGCACGAGTCTGCCTACCGTGCGACCCGCGAGGGCGCCGGCACCGCCGACACGCTCGTGCAGGTCTTCAGCCGCGAGTCCGAGCACAGCTCGCTGAGCAACAGCGGGTACGCCGCCGTGCTCGACGCGCTCGACACGTGGGTCGACACCGGCATTGAGCCGACGCCCACCGGCGTCGCGGCCACGTGCGGGGGATTCGACACGACGTACGGCAGCGGCTGCTTCCTCGACCCGGCCTTCGAGCCGGCGTCGTACGACAGCCGCGTCGAGGCGCGCCCGGGCGGCCACCGGTGGCCCACGATGAGCGCCGCGCAGGAGCGGGCCTGGTCGCGGACCCCGGGCATCGGGATCGAGCCGTGA
- a CDS encoding EcsC family protein, with the protein MGLKDLVTRDRSEPAKSTSALEASGHPQHDPGAIDRMVTMLLDVGLDGRGPLDSVREVADEALRKSGGDREKAIAAVARRTTVTGGIGGFVTGVGGYVTMPVALPVNVAEFYLQAVRMVGTVAVLRGYDVDDQRIRSAILLVLVGAESDEVLKKVGMSSVSGRATSYALGGLPPAALMMVNKAVGFRLMRGVSEKTLAGFGRGIPLAGGFIGAGLDGYMMKKIADHAMKELPLAP; encoded by the coding sequence ATGGGACTCAAGGACCTCGTCACCCGCGACCGCTCCGAGCCGGCGAAGAGCACGTCCGCGCTCGAGGCCTCGGGTCACCCGCAGCACGACCCCGGGGCCATCGACCGGATGGTCACCATGCTCCTCGACGTCGGCCTCGACGGGCGCGGCCCGCTGGACTCCGTCCGGGAGGTGGCCGACGAGGCGCTGCGCAAGTCCGGCGGCGACCGCGAGAAGGCGATCGCCGCGGTGGCCCGGCGCACCACCGTCACCGGAGGCATCGGCGGCTTCGTCACGGGCGTCGGCGGCTACGTCACGATGCCGGTCGCGCTGCCGGTCAACGTCGCGGAGTTCTACCTCCAGGCGGTCCGGATGGTCGGCACCGTCGCGGTGCTGCGCGGCTACGACGTCGACGACCAGCGGATCCGCAGCGCGATCCTGCTGGTGCTCGTCGGCGCGGAGTCAGACGAGGTCCTCAAGAAGGTCGGCATGTCGAGCGTCAGCGGCCGCGCGACGTCGTACGCCCTCGGCGGCCTGCCGCCCGCGGCGCTGATGATGGTCAACAAGGCGGTCGGCTTCCGGCTCATGCGCGGGGTCAGCGAGAAGACGCTCGCCGGCTTCGGCCGCGGCATCCCCCTGGCCGGCGGTTTCATCGGCGCCGGGCTCGACGGCTACATGATGAAGAAGATCGCCGACCACGCGATGAAGGAGCTCCCGCTCGCGCCGTGA
- a CDS encoding glycosyltransferase 87 family protein: MASPPGRQLVASVAAVVVVAATVGALVGGFPDLHVYRYAGQSVLDQWPAYRYDDPVTGYPLTYPPFAALLMVPVALLPGWAAAGLWTGLSAGCLAAVVVLVRREQGRPVPWAWVPAASLAALALEPVWQNYAFGQVNAILMLLVLVDVLRPERRWSGVLVGIAAGVKLAPLVFVVLLLVVGQRAAAARAAAAFAATVVVGLVAFPGAASYWTDGLLDPGRVGPPALAHNQSVSGALTRVLGAPPPAVLWLAVAVPLTAGVLLVARAWWRRGDRVIAACLGALAMLLASPVSWSHHWVWAMPMALALWQRSRVAALLWTAVFVARPMLWLPWAEGRELDWRWWEHVPGNAYVLASLGIVAWLAVTARAGAPSSRGRRSSSSCSRRARRR; this comes from the coding sequence GTGGCGTCACCGCCCGGGAGACAGCTCGTGGCCTCCGTCGCGGCGGTCGTCGTCGTCGCGGCGACCGTGGGCGCGCTGGTCGGCGGGTTCCCCGACCTGCACGTCTACCGGTACGCCGGTCAGTCCGTGCTCGACCAGTGGCCGGCCTACCGGTACGACGACCCGGTCACCGGCTACCCGCTGACCTACCCGCCCTTCGCGGCGCTCCTGATGGTGCCGGTCGCGTTGCTGCCCGGCTGGGCGGCGGCCGGGCTGTGGACGGGCCTCTCGGCGGGCTGCCTGGCAGCGGTCGTCGTCCTCGTGCGACGCGAGCAGGGTCGGCCCGTCCCCTGGGCGTGGGTGCCTGCGGCATCGCTCGCCGCTCTCGCCCTGGAGCCGGTGTGGCAGAACTACGCCTTCGGGCAGGTCAACGCGATCCTGATGCTCCTCGTGCTCGTCGACGTGCTGCGCCCGGAGCGCCGGTGGTCGGGGGTGCTCGTCGGCATCGCTGCCGGGGTGAAGCTCGCGCCGCTGGTGTTCGTGGTGCTCCTCCTGGTGGTCGGACAGCGGGCTGCTGCCGCCCGTGCTGCGGCGGCGTTCGCGGCCACGGTCGTCGTCGGACTGGTCGCGTTCCCCGGCGCCGCGTCGTACTGGACCGACGGGCTGCTCGACCCCGGCCGCGTCGGCCCGCCGGCCCTGGCCCACAACCAATCGGTGTCCGGCGCGCTCACCCGGGTGCTTGGCGCACCACCGCCGGCGGTCCTCTGGTTGGCCGTCGCGGTCCCGCTCACGGCGGGCGTCCTGCTGGTGGCGCGGGCGTGGTGGCGCCGCGGCGACCGCGTGATCGCGGCCTGCCTCGGTGCGCTGGCGATGCTGCTCGCCTCGCCGGTGTCGTGGTCGCACCACTGGGTCTGGGCGATGCCCATGGCGCTGGCGCTGTGGCAGCGCAGCCGGGTCGCGGCCCTGCTCTGGACGGCGGTGTTCGTCGCCCGGCCGATGCTGTGGCTGCCGTGGGCGGAGGGCCGCGAGCTCGACTGGCGCTGGTGGGAGCACGTCCCCGGCAACGCCTACGTCCTCGCCTCGCTCGGGATCGTGGCCTGGCTCGCCGTCACGGCGCGAGCGGGAGCTCCTTCATCGCGTGGTCGGCGATCTTCTTCATCATGTAGCCGTCGAGCCCGGCGCCGATGA